From Hydra vulgaris chromosome 15, alternate assembly HydraT2T_AEP, one genomic window encodes:
- the LOC136091839 gene encoding uncharacterized protein LOC136091839 produces MADYDATPIVTDKPKKRKKNGSKKDIAKKQRLSSHVTGPDCKCIRLKCFQTVKEENRALLLESFNALPTKDAQDSYLASLITVAEISRKRPRKEEPKSANSHSYHYKVFLKSTDDVDPDSFAYVCFQAFISIFGIKKGRLETIKRSLATTGLPPVDGRGKHGSHHKISDELRQRIRDHISSFRGRQSYYSQEKTRRLYLPEELSISKMFDLYQEKWPGDSLVYESYRLIFNNDFNIGFGYPRTDTCSACDQFLAKIEIATKTLELDPTNEVLIRDLKQLKFQKDLHQRKGDTFYRRKRDAKRRAKITPHLEAFTFDYQKNVNLPNKSTNDFYYNRKLTYQSFNIHQLSTDDVFLYCYDETVARKGSDEVASFLYDHITTKVSEEVTHLELFCDSCSGQNKNFTLIRFLDYMVHHRKRFTSVIVTFPERVHSYMECDRDMGPVNTKSSASVPEDWIKIFSEARKHPTPFNVTDVKQDLVKNFSGFLRPLYKKGCPFPTRPIREMVFNKDEGPGTVCHRDSWNGIFLKTNIIVPTRKNNFSVCTAVPVALYEDRLAISAAKYKDLQVLKKFTTNEAFYDALPYDDKVEDEGQDQ; encoded by the exons ATGGCTGACTACGATGCTACACCTATTGTTACAGACAAGccaaaaaagagaaagaaaaatgGCAGTAAGAAAGACATAGCAAAGAAACAGAGGTTGTCATCTCATGTAACTGGCCCTGACTGTAAATGTATAAGACTTAAATGCTTTCAAACGGTCAAAGAAGAGAATAGAGCCTTGCTCCTCGAGTCATTCAATGCATTACCAACAAAGGATGCTCAG GATTCCTATCTTGCTTCACTGATCACAGTCGCGGAGATTAGCCGAAAAAGACCTCGAAAGGAAGAGCCTAAAAGTGCAAACAGTCACAGCTATCACTATAAAGTATTCCTGAAGAGTACAGATGATGTTGACCCAGATTCATTTGCCTATGTTTGCTTTCAAGCCTTCATCTCCATCTTTGGAATTAAGAAAGGGAGACTTGAGACTATCAAGAGAAGTCTTGCTACTACAG GCCTGCCTCCTGTTGATGGACGAGGAAAGCATGGCAGTCATCACAAAATATCTGATGAACTGCGGCAGAGAATAAGAGACCACATCTCTTCGTTTAGGGGTCGGCAGTCTTATTACTCACAAGAGAAGACGAGACGGCTGTACCTGCCAGAAGAACTCAGCATCTCCAAGATGTTTGATTTATATCAAGAGAAGTGGCCAGGAGACAGTTTAGTGTATGAGTCATACAGGCTTATATTCAACAACGATTTTAACATTGGCTTTGGGTACCCAAGAACCGACACTTGCTCAGCCTGCGACCAGTTCTTGGCAAAAATAGAAATTGCTACAAAGACTCTTGAATTAGACCCAACAAATGAAGTCCTCATAAGGGACCTGAAgcagttaaaatttcaaaaagatctCCACCAGCGAAAGGGTGACACATTCTACCGGAGAAAAAGAGACGCTAAGCGAAGGGCCAAGATTACACCTCATCTTGAGGCCTTTACGTTTGACTACCAAAAAAATGTCAACCTACCCAACAAGTCCACCAATGACTTTTACTACAACAGAAAGCTCACATACCAATCATTTAACATTCACCAACTATCAACTgatgatgtttttctttactGCTATGATGAGACTGTCGCTAGGAAAGGTTCAGATGAGGTGGCTTCTTTCCTGTATGACCACATCACAACCAAGGTCAGCGAAGAGGTTACTCACCTTGAACTATTCTGCGATTCCTGCTCAGGACAGAATAAGAACTTTACCCTGATTCGGTTTTTAGATTATATGGTGCACCATAGAAAAAGGTTTACCTCAGTGATAGTGACATTCCCTGAGCGCGTACATTCTTATATGGAGTGTGACAGGGACATGGGTCCAGTAAATACAAAGTCTAGTGCTAGTGTTCCAGAAGActggataaaaatatttagtgaaGCACGAAAACATCCTACACCATTTAACGTGACTGATGTTAAACAGGATCTGGTCAAAAACTTCTCCGGCTTTCTAAGGCCATTGTATAAGAAAGGCTGCCCGTTCCCCACGCGCCCCATTCGGGAAATGGTTTTTAACAAGGATGAAGGTCCAGGGACCGTTTGTCACAGAGACTCATGGAACGGTATTTTCTTGAAAACAAACATCATTGTTCCAAcgagaaaaaacaatttttcagtatgCACAGCAGTGCCAGTAGCTTTGTATGAAGACAGACTGGCTATATCAGCTGCAAAGTACAAAGACCTCCAAGTCCTCAAAAAATTTACCACCAATGAGGCATTCTATGATGCTCTGCCGTATGACGATAAAGTTGAAGATGAGGGTCAAGACCAGTGA
- the LOC136091840 gene encoding uncharacterized protein LOC136091840 produces MIINTSYPMVLLDQPSFRKMIKTLDPKFKLPGSATLNKRINERFLRQSAQLKDLINHTRKVTICLDGWTKKGLTASFLGVSACFYDTTIDKTRHAFLNLMELQHPHTGEMLAECLKKCLDQWGIRENQEVHAAKKSDESESYEFESDESEHETDEEEIQSQSEQTDLFLPDHIPYRRMPCMAHTLQLLIKSVYEHYSTTILETRQVVSRIRKSSVAIEKLIDKCGKSVITDCTSRWNSTYQMIDRLLKIKTSVNVVLTEIGIDTFKASEWVRLQNISSLLEPFAVQTDLLQTDAQSLSQVLPYILNLECHLQKYPTNKSLTANLLGDLRQRFQSILQPDSDRFIPLPSAACLLDPTVAVFILTPEMDTLLHAAKMYIIKVCGVEQELQAAAESNGSECEFAAIKRFKFLSNKIFTKEGKIYNQDNITVASQLSRYLVDISGDEALPSNGLLFWKQNKSKYSKIAILAEDLLSAPASQAFVERIFLLCGILTVGRRNRMKKSLEMRVFMKLNKNL; encoded by the exons ATGATTATTAATACCAGCTATCCAATGGTATTGCTAGATCAGCCGTCGTTTCGAAAGATGATAAAAACGCTTGACCCAAAATTTAAATTGCCAG GGTCTGCAACACTGAACAAGCGGATAAACGAGCGTTTTCTTCGACAATCTGCACAACTGaaagacttgataaatcatACACGCAAAGTAACAATTTGTCTTGATGGTTGGACGAAGAAGGGTCTCACAGCATCGTTCCTTGGAGTATCTGCTTGTTTCTATGACACCACCATTGATAAAACACGACATGCTTTCCTAAATTTGATGGAACTCCAACATCCCCACACGGGTGAGATGCTTGCCGAATGTTTAAAGAAATGTCTTGACCAGTGGGGTATTAGAGAAAATCAA GAAGTGCATGCAGCTAAGAAATCTGACGAATCTGAATCTTATGAGTTTGAATCTGACGAGTCTGAACATGAAACTGATGAGGAAGAGATCCAGTCTCAGTCAGAACAAACTGATTTATTCCTACCAGATCATATTCCATACCGTCGAATGCCCTGTATGGCTCACACACTCCAGCTTCTCATAAAATCAGTTTATGAACATTATAGTACAACCATTTTAGAAACGAGACAAGTTGTATCAAGAATTAGGAAATCGAGTGTGGCAATTGAGAAACTTATTGACAAGTGTGGGAAGTCTGTGATAACTGACTGCACCTCAAGATGGAACAGTACATATCAGATGATTGACCGGCTGTTGAAAATAAAGACATCGGTGAATGTAGTTCTTACAGAAATTG GAATCGACACATTCAAAGCAAGTGAATGGGTTCGTCTTCAAAACATTTCTTCACTTTTGGAACCATTTGCTGTACAAACAGATCTACTTCAGACCGATGCCCAGTCTCTTTCACAGGTTCTACCATATATACTCAATTTGGAATgccatttacaaaaatatccTACCAACAAGTCTTTGACAGCGAATCTTCTTGGAGATCTACGTCAACGGTTTCAATCAATTCTGCAGCCGGACTCAGATAGGTTTATTCCTCTTCCGTCTGCTGCATGTTTGTTAGATCCAACCGTTGCTGTCTTTATACTCACACCGGAAATGGACACCTTGCTCCATGCAGCAAAgatgtatataataaaagtttgtgGAGTAGAACAAGAATTACAAGCTGCTGCTGAGTCAAATGGATCTGAATGTGAATTTGCTGCCATAAAGCGCTTTAAGTTCTTGTCAAACAAAATCTTTACAAAAGAAGGAAAGATTTATAACCAAGACAATATCACTGTTGCAAGTCAGCTGTCAAGGTATTTGGTTGACATAAGCGGTGATGAAGCGCTGCCAAGTAACGGCCTGCTCTTTtggaaacaaaacaaaagcaagtaTAGCAAGATTGCAATTTTGGCTGAAGATTTACTGTCCGCCCCAGCATCACAGGCGTTTGTAGAAaggatttttttactttgtggAATTTTAACTGTTGGTCGCCGCAATCGAATGAAAAAATCATTAGAGATGAGAGTTTTTATGAAACTGAACAAAAACTTGTAA